In one Agelaius phoeniceus isolate bAgePho1 chromosome 21, bAgePho1.hap1, whole genome shotgun sequence genomic region, the following are encoded:
- the QRFP gene encoding orexigenic neuropeptide QRFP codes for MRTPYSLSCLLLLSLGACFPAGERWEPAQPGEGALLGPGWQAAAEGRGPGWRAGPKRRRSEEERDALLSIARELRALGAGRRPGRSGGPEALPSGGEKRSGALGNLAEELNGYNRKKGGFTFRFGR; via the coding sequence ATGAGAACACCCTACTCGctgtcctgcctgctcctcctgaGCCTGGGAGCCTGCTTCCCTGCCGGCGAGCGCTGGGAGCCGGCACAGCCCGGGGAAGGGGCTCTGCTCGGTCCTGGCTGGCAAGCGGCGGCGGAGGGCCGGGGTCCCGGCTGGAGGGCAGGCCCGAAGCGGAGGAGGAGCGAGGAGGAGCGGGACGCGCTGCTGAGCATCGCCCGGGAGCTGCGGGCGctcggggccgggcggcggccgGGCAGGAGCGGCGGCCCCGAGGCGCTGCCCAGCGGAGGGGAGAAGCGCAGCGGAGCCCTGGGCAACCTGGCGGAGGAACTCAACGGCTACAACAGGAAAAAAGGGGGCTTCACCTTCCGCTTCGGGAGATGA